Part of the Nitrospiraceae bacterium genome is shown below.
GTGGCGGCCGCGCGACCATGGCTCGCGCCAAGCATGTCCCGGTCATCGGGGTCGGAGGCCCGGTCGGATCGGGCAAAACGGCGCTGGTAGAAGCCTTATGTCGGAAACTCCGCGATCGCTTCAGCATGGCCGCCGTCACCAATGACATCTTCACGAAAATCGATGCTGAGATTTTGACCACCCACGGGGCCTTGCCTCCTGACCGGATCCTCGGCGTGGAGACAGGCGGCTGTCCCCATACAGCGATCCGAGAGGACGCCTCGCACAACCAGGAAGCCATCGATGAATTAGTGCGCAGACATCCGGATCTAGAGTTGATCTTCGTTGAAAGTGGAGGAGACAATTTGGCGGCGACGTTCAGTCCCGAACTCGTGGACCACGTGATTTACGTGATCGACGTCGCCGAGGGCGATAAGATTCCCCGCAAGGGTGGTCCTGGCATCACGCGATCGGACCTCCTGGTGATCAACAAAATGGATCTTGCACCCTACGTGCGGGCCGACTTGTCCGTCATGGAACGGGACAGCCGGCGCATGCGTGGCAACCTGCCGTTCGTGTTTACCAATCTGCTGACCGGGGAGGGGCTGGATCGAGTGGTGGACTGGGTGGAGCAGCGAATTCCCCAGCGCGTGCGACGGTCCTGATTGTTTCATCGCTTCCAGTGGTACGGACAAGAAAGGGGGGCGAAGCCGCCCACATCTCTTCCGTCGGACGCACCGGAGAGCTGCGGCTTAGCTACGCCAGGCGTAATCACAAGACGATCATTGCCCGCTCCCACTGCACCAGTCCCTGGCATCTCCTCCCACCGATTTATCTGGACGAATCGGGGGCAGCGTATACACTGTTGCTCAATCCTTCCGGCGGACTGGTCGGCGGTGATCACCTGTCCATCAACATGGAACTGGACGAGGATGCGCACGTCCTCATTTCTGCTCCCTCTGCGAACCGCATCTACCGATCGTTGGGTGAGGTGTCGGTTCAGGAGATTGATCTTCGTCTTGGGCCTGGTGCCATTCTCGAGTGGCTCCCGGACCATACTATCCCTTTTGCCGGCTCGCGCTTTCGCCAAACCATCGAAGTGAAGTTGGCTGCCGGTGCGTCTGTGTTGTTGTGGGACGCGATCGCTTCAGGCCGGATCGCCCGCGGAGAACGATGGAAATTCAAGAGCCTCGAGAACGATATCCGAATCAGAACGGCAGCTGGCGCATCGGTGAGGGAACGTTATGTGCTCGCGCCGGCCGATAAGCTAATCGGTCATGGGTTAGCAGAGGAGTGGGACTATGTTGGATCGCTATTTGTAATCGGAGATCAAGTCGAGTCGAGCGTCTGGACTTCGCTCGAAGCAGCCCTCGCAGCAATTCTTGAGGAATATCCCGATCATGTGCTTGGCGGCGTATCTCAACCGGCGGTTCCCGGTCTGGTGGTGAAATTGGTCTCCAGGTCTGCCCCGGACCTGACGTCGACGTTGACTGCTCTATGGGGAGCGGTGCGCAAGGCTCTCTGGAACTTACCTCCTGCGACCTTGCGGAAGTATTGATTACCGGGACCGGTGTACTAATCGGCTCGGGAAAGAGGTTTGACACCCCGCGAGCCCCGATGGTATTCTTGGCACGCGTCCGGAGACAACGGAGTCTCCATATTAAACCAGCACTTATCACGGACAATGGCGTCCTCGGTCCTCTCTTGGGATTGAGGGCGTTTTTTTTTGACAGGCTGTTGAAAATGGCCTCCAACAGCGTTCTCGGTGGCTCAGACCACTCAACGTACTCCGAGGAAGTACGCCTCGCGGTCTTCGCTTCCTGCGGCCTTGTTGGAAAGCCATTTTGAACACCCTTAATTGAGTGACCGAAAATGCGCACGTTTCGTATCGCCATGGCTCAGATCAATCCGACGGTCGGCGATATCGCCGGGAATTCCCGTCTGATCAGGGCCTGGATCAAAGAAGCACGCAAAGCCAAGGCTGATCTGGTGGCGTTTCCTGAACTGGCCGTGACGGGGTATCCCCCCGAGGATCTTCTCTTGAAGCCTGGTTTCGTGGATGACAACCGGCGCGCACTTGATGAGATTGCCCATGACTGTAGCGGAATCGTCGCGGTCATCGGTTATGTCGGACAGGGGGCGATGGCCCGGGAGAAATCTGGACCACCGTCGGTCGTTTCAGCCGATCGGCACGAATTGTACAATGCGGCGGCCATCATAGCCGAACGGCGTCTGGTAGCCACCTACAGCAAGTGGCTCCTGCCGAACTATGGGGTGTTCGACGAAGGCCGTTACTTCCACCCTGGCCGAAGGCTTTCACTGGTCGGTCTTCGTGGCGTCACGATCGCCGTCAACATTTGTGAAGACATCTGGTTTCCCGACGGGCCGACGCGTGCACAGGCCGCGGCGGGAGCCGACGTCATCGTCAACATTAATGCGTCGCCGTTCCATATCGGGAAGAGCCGATTCCGCGAGCAGATGCTGGTCACCAGGGCCCGGGAGAACGGGGTCATCGTGACCTACACCAATACCGTGGGTGGACAAGATGAACTGGTGTTCGACGGGAACAGTGTGATCGTGGACCCGGCTGGTGAGGTGGTGGCAAGAGGAAGAGCGTTCCAGGAGGATTTGGTGGTCGCCGACCTCAATGTGGATGCGATGGTGCGTGCTCTCATGGCGCGCGAACGCAAAAAACCCCTCAGCGGAAAAATGGCGGCGGTCGTCGATCGGCTCACGGTGAAGCTTCCCGCGACAAAGACGAAGCCGGCTCGTCTAGTGTCGTCTTTCGCGACGCCCCTGGGTGAGCTTGAAGAGGTCTATCTGGCGCTCGTGCTGGGGGTCAGGGATTATGTGCGGAAAAACGGGTTCAAACGCGTGGTCATCGGATTGAGTGGGGGGATCGACTCCGCGCTTACATCCGTCATTGCGGTCGATGCGATCGGGGCGGAGAACGTGGTCGGCCTGTTCATGCCATCGCCCTATACGTCCCAGGAAAGTGGCGAGGATGTGGCGGAGCTGGTTCGTCGATTGAAGATCGAGTGCCGGACTGTTCCGATCACCTCGACGTTCGAGGCCTATCTGCAGTCTTTGTCTCCCCTCTTTTCCGGAAAACCAGTCGACACGACCGAAGAGAATATCCAAGCGCGCATCCGCGGAAATCTGTTGATGGCGCTCTCGAACAAGTTTGGGCACCTTGTCTTGACCACCGGCAACAAGAGCGAGATGAGTGTCGGGTACGCCACACTGTACGGCGATATGGCGGGCGGGTTTGCCGTCATCAAGGATGTGCCCAAGACGATGGTCTATGAACTGGCCACACTCCGCAATCGCCGGGACAGAACAGCCGTGATTCCCAAGCGCATTCTCGATCGACCGCCGACGGCGGAACTGCGACTCAATCAGAAAGATGAAGACAGTCTGCCGCCCTACGCGGTGCTCGATCCGATCCTCAAATCATACGTGGAGGAAGATCGGTCGGTCGACGAAATCATCGCGATGGGATACGAGCGAGCCACGGTTCTGCGCGTCGTCGCGCTGGTGGATCGCAGCGAATATAAGCGAAGGCAGGCGCCGGTCGGCATCAAGATCACGCATCGCGGCTTGGGCAAAGATCGACGCATGCCGATCACGAACGCGTATCGAGGCATCGAATCGAGCGGATCATGAGGAGGCTCTGATGACAAGCCTGCATCGATCTTGGCTGTGGGTCAGCACAATGCTCATGAATCTGATCCTTTGGGCACCGATCGTCACTGCCGAAGAAATGAGCCCTCGTTTGCCTCCGGGCGGAATCGACAGCGGCGATACGGCCTGGATGTTGGCGGCCTCGGCTTTGGTGCTGGGCATGATTATTCCCGGCATGGTGTTCTTCTATGGCGGATTGGTTCGCAGCAAGAACGTGATCGGGACGATGGTCCAGGCGTTCGCCATTCTCTGCGTGGTCAGTGTGCTCTGGGTGGTCTGTGGCTACAGTCTGGCGTTCGGGCCGGATCGTGGCGGCGTCATCGGCGGGCTCGATTGGGTGGGACTATCCGGCGTCGGTGCAATGCCCCACCCGGTTTACGCACCGACAGTCCCGCACGAAGCCTTCATGCTGTTTCAAATGCTCTTTGCCGCCTTTACGCCGGTACTGATCGCCGGAGCATTCGCCGAGCGGATGAAATTCGGAGCGACTGTGTTGTTTGCCGCCCTGTGGTCCCTGTTCGTCTACGTGCCCCTAGCGCACTGGGTGTGGGGCGGAGGGTGGCTCAGTAAGTTGGGTGTGCTCGATTTTGCCGGAGGGACGGTTGTGCACATCAGTTCCGGTGTGAGTGCGCTGGCCTGCGCGATGGTGCTGGGTAAGCGTCGCGGGTGGCGGACCGATTACATGGCGCCGCATAATCTTCCGTTCGTTCTCCTCGGTGCCGGATTGCTTTGGTTGGGGTGGTTCGGGTTTAACGGCGGCAGTGCCCGAGGGGCGAATGCCGTGGCGATCGGCGCCGTGACGGTAACCCATGTGACAGCGGCGTCGGCAGCGCTGGCGTGGATGATCGTCGAGTGGCAACACCGGGGAAAGCCGACGGTGCTTGGGATTGCCAGTGGAGCGGTGGCCGGACTGGCCACCTCCACGGCCGGAGCCGGTTATCTCGGTCCGGGATCGGCCATGCTTGTGGGTATTGCAGCCGGTCTGTGCTCTTACGCCGCAATTGTTTGGAAGGGAAAGATCGGCTATGATGACAGCCTTGACGTCATGGGAACCCATGGCGTCGGCGGAATTCTCGGGACCCTGGCGGTCGGGCTCTTTGCTTCGAAAGCCGTGAATCCTTCCGCATCAGACGGACTGTTCTTCGGAAATTCCGGTCAGTTCGGAATTCAGACCGTGGCGGTGGCAGCCGCTGTTATTTTTGCCTTTGTCGGGACATACTTGATTCTAAAGCTGGTCGAGGGTGGGATGGGATTGCGCGTCTCGCCGGAAGAAGAAGCCACAGGTCTGGATCTCACACAGCATAATGAGCGTGCGTATTCATAATGGATGGACGTGAGGCGAGAGGCTTGGGGCTAGAGGGTCGGAAAGATCGTGTCGTCTCTTTGCCTCTCGCCTCGTGCCACTCGCCTCTAGCCTATGAGGAGACGACATGAAACTAGTGGAAGCCATTATTAAGCCGTTCAAACTCGATGAGGTGAAGGACGCCTTGCTCGAAATCGGCGTGCAAGGCATGACGGTCACCGAGGTCAAAGGATTCGGCCGGCAAAAAGGTCATAAAGAGACCTATCGCGGGCAGGAATACACCATCGAATTCGTTCCTAAGGTCAAGGTCGAGGTGGCGGTGCAGGATAATCAAGTCCCGCGGGTCCTGGAAACCATTACTCGTGCCGCAAAGACCGGCAGTATTGGAGATGGAAAAATCTTCGTCCGCGATTTACATGCAGCTGTCCGTATTAGAACTGGAGAGACGGGAGAAACTGCGTTGTGATCATGTCGCCGAACGACCGCATGTCTACCACAGCTGCTCTCGACCGGGACACTAGGAGCCTTGCGGCGATCCTGGCGGAACAACGCCGTGCCATCAGTCTTCGCTTGATCGAAGGCGCTTCGGGAGCGGAGACAATGGCGGCCATGACCGATCTCATGGACGATCTCATTACCGGCTGTTACCGGACCGCCGTTCGCCAGGGTGGAGAGGAACTGGCGTCGATCGGGCTACGACAGTGTTGTGTAGTCGCCCTGGGCGGGTATGGCCGTCGAGAATTGGCGCCGTACTCCGACATCGATGTGATGGTCCTGTTTCGGCCGGAAGTCGGCCTGCGGGTCCAACCGCTCGTCCAGGCCGTTCTGCGTCCACTTTGGGATGGCGGTTGCCAGGTGGGCCACAGCGTTCGGACGATCGGCGATTGTATTGAGCTGGCGAGTACGGACTCGACGGTGAAAACGTCGATGATGGAGGCCCGATTCCTGGCGGGGAGCGCGGACCTCTTCCAGGAATTTCACGGTCGCTACCTGCGGAAGGTCGTGACGCAGGCAACGGATACCTATCTGGACCTCAAGCTTGAAGAGCGTCGACGCGAGTACGAAAAGTTCGGCGAGACGGTCTATCTCCTCGAGCCGAACGTGAAGAAAAGCAAGGGCGGGCTTCGCGATCTCCACGTGCTCCAATGGGTGGGGATGGCGCGCTATCACGCACCGACGATTCGGGAGCTCTCGGATCGAGGCATTCTCTCTCGCGCCGACTACCTCGCACTGGTCGAGGCGAGGGAATTCCTCTGGCGTGTTCGCTCGCTGCTCCACGTGCACGGGGGAATGGCCCAGGAAATTCTGTCCTTTGATGAGCAGATCTGGTTGGCCGAACGATTCGGTTTCACCGATCAGCCGCATCTGTTGGCGGTTGAGCAGTTCATGCAGCGGTACTACCAGCACACGATGGGGTTGCACGAGCGCTGCATGCGATTTCTGGAGCGTTGCAGACGTGTCCCGCTCGGTCAACGGTTAGCCCGCTTCCTCCCCGCTCCGAAAGTGGAGGAACATTTCGTCGTCCGCGGCGGGATGCTGACGGTAATCGATGAGAAACGAACGCGTGTCCTCGACAGTCCGGCCCTCTTATTGAAACTCTTTGATGTCGCCCGGTGCCGACGACTGACCATCGATCCGCCTCTGTTGGAGGATATTCATCGGCATGTCGAAGCGACGTCCGAAACTGCTTATCGCACACCTGAGATCAGCCGGACGTTTCTGAGAATCTTGGCCGGCCCTGGAACCGCCAAGACTTTAGAAGCCATGCACAGGGCCTACTTGCTCGAGAAACTTATTCCAGCGATGGGGACCGTTCGTGGACTGATGCAATTCAATCAGTATCACAAGTATACCGTCGATGAGCATAGCCTCCTCGCCGTCGGAAAAGCCGAAGCGCTGGTACAGGATCAAGCGGTCTTAGGCGGTGTGTATCGGGAAATTAAGCGAAAAGACATTCTGCATCTGGCCGTACTGCTTCATGACCTGGGGAAGGGGAAGGAGGAAGACCATAGCGAAGTGGGGAAGCGGCTGGCGGAAGAAGCCGCTGCTCGGTTCGGGTTCGATGAACAGGAAACACGCTCGTTGGTCTTTTTGGTCCATCGGCACTTGCTGATGGCGCATACCGCGTTTCGACGAGACCCGAATGACGTCAAGGTTGTCCTGCCGTTTGCCCGCGAAGTGGGGACACCGGAAGTGCTCAAAAAACTCCTCGCGCTCACAGCAGCAGACATCGCGGCGGTGGGTCCCGGCGTCTTGACGAAATGGAAGGAATCCCTGCTGATCGAGCTGTATCTCCGCACCATCCCGGAGGTGTCGGGAGAACGCGAAGCCGCGGACATCGCCGCCGGCCTCACCGAGATTGCCGCTGACGTTCTTCGCCAGCCGGCGCTGGCTGCTCTGTCTGGTGTCGACCAGGCGTGGATCGAAGGGCAATTGCACCAGTTCCCACAGCGGTACCTCTACGGCACGTCCGCTGCACGTATCGCACTGCACCTGGCGGCCGTCCGGCGTCTCCATGCGGGCGAAGTCGTGGTCGAGTCGGAGTTCAATCAAGAGCTCGGCACCTGTGAATATACCGTGATCGCACACGACGATTTGACGCCGGGGATTTTTTCCAAAATCGCGGGCGTGATGGCGGGTAACGGGCTCCAGATTCTCGACGCGCAGATTCTGACCAGGGCCGATGGAATCGTTATCGATACGTTTCAGGTGACGGACCCGGATTACAACGGTCCCCCGCCGGCTGAACGGCGCCGGCTTGTCGGTGAACGTGTGGCGGCGGTGTTGAAAGGCTGGGAACATGTCGACGACGTCATCCGGCGCGGCGCCCGATTGAAGCTGACGCGCCCCTTGCCGAAAGCGCGCGAAGCCACGGAGGTTCGGATCGACAACGAAACGTCCGACGGGTTCACGATCATTGACGTGTTTGCGGACGATCGCCAAGGGCTCTTATATGTTATGACGAATACGATCTTCCAACTGGGCTTGTCGGTGCATGCGGCGCGCATTTCGACCAGATTGGATCAGGTTGCCGACGTGTTCTATGTCACCGATCAGCGGGGGAAAAAGATCGAGGACCACGCCCAACTCGAACGGATTCGGGCGGGTGTCGAAAAGGCCATCGAGAATTTTCTTGAGGCCAAGGCGGCCTAATCAGGGCTGTAAGGGATTCACTCGGCAGGGGTTGAAAGGAGGAGGGGGATGAACGTTCGTGAGGTGTTGGAGTTTGCAAAGAAGAACAAGGTCCAGATTGTGGACCTCAAGTTTGTCGATCTCATCGGGACTTGGCAGCATTTCAGCATCCCCGTCAATGAATTGACGGAGGGGCTGTTCAAGGACGGGTCGGGAATGGACGGGTCATCCATCCGAGGGTGGAAGGCCATCAACAACAGCGACATGCTGGTCGTGCCGGACCCCGCCACAGCCTTCCTCGATCCTTTTTGTTCCGTGCCGACGTTGAGTCTGGTCGGCAATGTCGTCGACCCCATTTCCAGGGAAACCTACGACCGCGATCCGCGATTCATCGCCCAAAAGGCGGAGAAACATCTGCAAAGCACCAAGATCGGGGACATCTCCTATTGGGGACCAGAGGCCGAATTCTTCATCTTCGACCAGGCCCGCTACGACCAGACCAGTCACAGCGGCTATTACTTCATCGATTCGGAGGAAGGCGTCTGGAACTCAGGGCAGGAAGGGTTCAACCTGGGTGGAAAAATCCGCCACAAGGAGGGCTACTTCCCCGTGCCCCCGACCGATACCCAGCAGGACATCCGGAGCGAGATGATCCTCGAGATGGAGAAGGCCGGAATCGAGATCGAGAAACATCACCACGAGGTCGCAACGGCCGGGCAGGCTGAAATTGACATTCGGTTCGATTCGCTGGTCAGGACGGCCGACAAGATGATGATGTACAAGTACGTCGTCAAAAACGTCGCGCGCCGTCACGGGAAAACCGCGACGTTCATGCCGAAACCAATCTTCGGGGACAACGGGTCCGGCATGCACACCCACCAGAGCATTTGGAAGGAAGGCAAACCGCTGTTCGCCGGCAAGGAATATGCGGGTGTGTCGCAGATCTGCCTCCATTACATCGGCGGAATCTTAAAACATGCGCCGGCTCTGGCGGCCTTTACGAATCCATCGACGAATTCTTATAAACGCCTGACACCTGGCTTCGAAGCGCCGGTGTTATTGGCCTATTCGAGCCGCAACCGTTCTGCCGGCATCAGGATCCCGATGTATTCCCCCAGTCCCAAGGCGAAGCGGATCGAAGTGCGGTTCCCTGATCCTGCCTGCAACCCTTATCTCTCGTTTGCCGCCATGCTGATGGCGGGATTGGACGGGATTGAGAACAAGATCAATCCGGGAGAACCGGCTGAAAAGGATCTCTACGATCTCGAGCCCAAGGAAGCAGCGAAGATCCGGACGATGCCGGGCAGTTTGGACGAAGCGTTGACTAATCTAGAGCGGGATCATCAATTCCTCCTGAAGGGCGGGGTTTTCTCGGAGGATCTGATCGATGCTTGGATCGGCTACAAGCGCAGCAAGGAAGTTGATACCATGCGACTACGGCCGCATCCATACGAGTTCTTCCTGTATTACGACGTGTAAGGAGGTCTCGTCCTCTTGTAAAAGATGGGTTGACGGGTCAAGGAGAACCATGGTACAAGTTCCGTCCAGGAGCTGACTCGGGGCAATGACGCTTCGAGAGAGGCTCGTGAAAATCGAGCACGGACAATGGCGTCCGTCATTCTGAAAAGAGTGACGGACGCTTTTTTATTACGCCATATCTAAGGCTGGAGACGGCGATGTCTCCAGGGATGGGGTAGATGCTATCCCATCGTGTCGGACAATGACGTCCTTTCCCGCTTGAGCGGGAGAGGGCGTTTTCTTTTTTGCGAGAACGTGGAAGCGGCTTAGTCGCATTCGTTCCAGTGTCGGATAAGGCGTCGAGACAGAAGGGAGTCCGGTCATGTCGAATAGGCGCAGTAACAGCACGGACAACGTAAACCCGCACGAGTCTGTAATACCGTCCTCCGAGGAGTACTTTGACCGAACGATGGAACAATCCGTCGTTGCAGCGGTGTTGCAAGCTGCGGGGCCGACGCGTCGGCAATTGCTGGCAGGGCTTGGCGGAGCTGCGTTGGTCACCCTGATCGGAGAGGTACTTCCGCTCGACAAGCTCAATGCCTTCGCGGCCGATCCGGTCGGAAAGCCGGAAAAGAAGGACGTCGTGGTCGGCTTCATCCCGATCACCTGCGGGACTCCCATCATCATGGCGGAGCCTTTGGGGTTCTACAAGAAACACGGACTCAACGCGTCGGTGAAACGGGCCGCGGGCTGGGCAATGATCCGAGACTGGGCCGTGAACAAGGAAGTTGACGCGGCCCACATGCTGACGCCCATGCCGCTGGCGATCACGTTGGGGGCCGGATCAGTACCGACACCCATCTACATGCCCGCGGTCGAGAACATCAACGGACAGGCGATTACGCTGCACATCAAGCACAAAGGTGTCAAGACGGCGGCGGATATGAAGGGCTTCCGGTTTTGCGTGCCGTTCGATTTCTCCATGCACAATTACCTGCTTCGGTATTTCCTGGCTGAAGGCGGGGTCCATCCTGACAAGGATGTGCAGATTCGTGTTGTGCCGCCGCCCGAAATGGTGGCAAACCTTAAAGCCGGAAACGTGGACGGGTATCTGGGACCGGATCCGTTCAATCAGCGCGCCGTCTACGAAAACGTCGGGTTCATCTACAAACTGTCCAAGGAGATCTGGGACCGGCATCCCTGTTGCGCCTTTACCGTGACCAAAGAATTCGCGACGACATACCCAAACACGTTTCTTGCTATGTGGCGGGCAATCGTGGACGCGACTCATTACGCGTCCGACCCGTCGCACCGGAAGGAAATCGCGGCAGCAATCGCCCCGACCAATTATCTCAACCAGCCCGTGACGGTTTTGGAACAGGTGTTGACCGGTACCTATGCCGACGGACTCGGCGCGATCAAGAAAGAACCGAACCGGATCGATTTCGATCCGTATCCCTGGCATTCCATGGCGATTTGGATCATGACCCAAATGAAGCGCTGGGGCCATCTCAAAGGAGACGTGAACTATAAAGCGGTTGCGGAACAGGTCTATCGTGCTGCCGATTGCGATCGCATCGCGAAGGAACTCGGCTACCCGACGCATCAATCGACGAGTATGAAACACACGATCATGGGCAAGGTGTTCGACCCGGACCAAGCCGACGCCTACGTGAAGAGTTTTGCCATCCATAGCATGGCGTAACGGGCCCAGCCCACGAGAGGACATTTGATGCCGAGCGGAACACAAAACAATCCGTGGTTGATCTCAGGATTTCTCCTCACGGTGTTTGTCCTGGGGTGGCATTTTTTTACGATGAGGCCGACGTTTGATGCGCGGGGTATGTCTGAGGAACAACTCCAACTGATGGAATTCAATGGCGACATCGTCAGAACGTCTGACGGTGGATATACGTGGAATCCGGAAAAGGAAAAAGTGAAGGGAGTGCCCGGTCCCTTGGCGGTACTGGAAAAGGCCAGGACCGAGCTGGCCGAGGCGTTCGAGAAAAAAGGAACGAACGACCATGGGATCGCGTATTTGGTGGGGTATACGGTCTCGCGGTTCGCCGCGGGATTTCTCGCGGCCTCGATCGTCGCCATCATGCTGGGCATTCTGCTCGGGCTGAACAAAGTCCTGTTTCGCGCGGTCAATCCGTACATTCAGATTCTCAAGCCGATCTCTCCGTTAGCATGGATGCCCTTGTTGCTGTATACGGTGAAGGACCCGAAATGGACGGCGGTGCTCGTGGTCTTCATGGCGGCGCTCTGGCCCACCCTGGCCACGACGGCGTTTGGGGTCAATTCGTTGCGGAAGGACTACTTGCATGTCGCTGCCATTCTGCAACTCTCCTGGATTAAGCGGCTTTTCAAAGTCATCCTGCCGGGAGCGGCACCGACCATCGTTAACGGCCTGCGGATTTCATTCGGAAGCGCACTCGTAGCGGTTGTGCCGGCCGAGATGCTGCTGGGAGAACTGGGCGTCGGCTACTTGAGCTGGATCGAATGGAATAACCTCGACATCGCGGGGGTGATTTTTGCGATCCTGGTGGTCGGGTTCGTCGGAGTGATCCTGGATTCAGGGTTTAACAAGCTGGCGGGTCTGGTTACGTACCAGGAGTGAGCGGTGAAGCCATCAGCAATCAGCAGTCAGCGCGGATCTCTTCAGCTGATAGCTGAGCGCCGAAGGCTGACAGCTGTGTCCAAGGATTAATCCATGGCCTTTCTTCAAGTCGATCATGCGACCAAATATTTCCCGAACCCGTCGGGAGAGGGGGAGGTCTGCATTTTCAGGGACGTGACGATCAAGATCGAGAAGGGTGAATTCGTCACAACCATCGGCCATTCCGGTTGCGGCAAGAGCACGTTGCTGAACATCATCGCCGGTTTGGAGACGATGTCCGAAGGCGGCGTCATACTCAACGGACGGGAAGCATCGGGTCCGGGGTTGGACCGCATGGTCGTCTTTCAGAACTTCGCGCTCATGCCGTGGATGACGGTGTTTGAAAACATCGCATTGGCGGTCCGGTCGGCCTATCCGGATTGGAACCGCGAGCAAGTGACTGCGCATGTTCATAAATATATTGCCTTGGTGGGACTCACAGGGGCTGAGAACAAACGACCGACGGCCCTCTCGGGTGGCATGAAGCAACGGGTCGGGTTGGCGCGAGCCTTCTCGATCGAGCCGAAAGTGTTGTTGTTGGATGAGCCGTTCGCCCAAATCGATGCGTTGACCAGAGGGGTGATTCAGGAGGAACTGATCCAAATGTGGAACACCTCCCGAAACACCGTCTTCATGGTCACCCACGACGTGGATGAGGCTATCTTGCTGTCCGACCGTATCATGCTCATGACCAACGGTCCGGAGGCGCGCATCGCGGAAATTGTCGACGTGACGGTTCCACGGCCTCGTTCGCGTGCGACCATCATCGAGCACCCGCATTACTATCGAATCAGAAATCACATCATTCATTTCCTGGT
Proteins encoded:
- the ureG gene encoding urease accessory protein UreG, whose translation is MHRADEHHSGGGRATMARAKHVPVIGVGGPVGSGKTALVEALCRKLRDRFSMAAVTNDIFTKIDAEILTTHGALPPDRILGVETGGCPHTAIREDASHNQEAIDELVRRHPDLELIFVESGGDNLAATFSPELVDHVIYVIDVAEGDKIPRKGGPGITRSDLLVINKMDLAPYVRADLSVMERDSRRMRGNLPFVFTNLLTGEGLDRVVDWVEQRIPQRVRRS
- a CDS encoding urease accessory protein UreD — protein: MVRTRKGGEAAHISSVGRTGELRLSYARRNHKTIIARSHCTSPWHLLPPIYLDESGAAYTLLLNPSGGLVGGDHLSINMELDEDAHVLISAPSANRIYRSLGEVSVQEIDLRLGPGAILEWLPDHTIPFAGSRFRQTIEVKLAAGASVLLWDAIASGRIARGERWKFKSLENDIRIRTAAGASVRERYVLAPADKLIGHGLAEEWDYVGSLFVIGDQVESSVWTSLEAALAAILEEYPDHVLGGVSQPAVPGLVVKLVSRSAPDLTSTLTALWGAVRKALWNLPPATLRKY
- a CDS encoding NAD+ synthase, yielding MRTFRIAMAQINPTVGDIAGNSRLIRAWIKEARKAKADLVAFPELAVTGYPPEDLLLKPGFVDDNRRALDEIAHDCSGIVAVIGYVGQGAMAREKSGPPSVVSADRHELYNAAAIIAERRLVATYSKWLLPNYGVFDEGRYFHPGRRLSLVGLRGVTIAVNICEDIWFPDGPTRAQAAAGADVIVNINASPFHIGKSRFREQMLVTRARENGVIVTYTNTVGGQDELVFDGNSVIVDPAGEVVARGRAFQEDLVVADLNVDAMVRALMARERKKPLSGKMAAVVDRLTVKLPATKTKPARLVSSFATPLGELEEVYLALVLGVRDYVRKNGFKRVVIGLSGGIDSALTSVIAVDAIGAENVVGLFMPSPYTSQESGEDVAELVRRLKIECRTVPITSTFEAYLQSLSPLFSGKPVDTTEENIQARIRGNLLMALSNKFGHLVLTTGNKSEMSVGYATLYGDMAGGFAVIKDVPKTMVYELATLRNRRDRTAVIPKRILDRPPTAELRLNQKDEDSLPPYAVLDPILKSYVEEDRSVDEIIAMGYERATVLRVVALVDRSEYKRRQAPVGIKITHRGLGKDRRMPITNAYRGIESSGS
- a CDS encoding ammonium transporter → MTSLHRSWLWVSTMLMNLILWAPIVTAEEMSPRLPPGGIDSGDTAWMLAASALVLGMIIPGMVFFYGGLVRSKNVIGTMVQAFAILCVVSVLWVVCGYSLAFGPDRGGVIGGLDWVGLSGVGAMPHPVYAPTVPHEAFMLFQMLFAAFTPVLIAGAFAERMKFGATVLFAALWSLFVYVPLAHWVWGGGWLSKLGVLDFAGGTVVHISSGVSALACAMVLGKRRGWRTDYMAPHNLPFVLLGAGLLWLGWFGFNGGSARGANAVAIGAVTVTHVTAASAALAWMIVEWQHRGKPTVLGIASGAVAGLATSTAGAGYLGPGSAMLVGIAAGLCSYAAIVWKGKIGYDDSLDVMGTHGVGGILGTLAVGLFASKAVNPSASDGLFFGNSGQFGIQTVAVAAAVIFAFVGTYLILKLVEGGMGLRVSPEEEATGLDLTQHNERAYS
- a CDS encoding P-II family nitrogen regulator, producing the protein MKLVEAIIKPFKLDEVKDALLEIGVQGMTVTEVKGFGRQKGHKETYRGQEYTIEFVPKVKVEVAVQDNQVPRVLETITRAAKTGSIGDGKIFVRDLHAAVRIRTGETGETAL
- the glnD gene encoding [protein-PII] uridylyltransferase, producing the protein MSTTAALDRDTRSLAAILAEQRRAISLRLIEGASGAETMAAMTDLMDDLITGCYRTAVRQGGEELASIGLRQCCVVALGGYGRRELAPYSDIDVMVLFRPEVGLRVQPLVQAVLRPLWDGGCQVGHSVRTIGDCIELASTDSTVKTSMMEARFLAGSADLFQEFHGRYLRKVVTQATDTYLDLKLEERRREYEKFGETVYLLEPNVKKSKGGLRDLHVLQWVGMARYHAPTIRELSDRGILSRADYLALVEAREFLWRVRSLLHVHGGMAQEILSFDEQIWLAERFGFTDQPHLLAVEQFMQRYYQHTMGLHERCMRFLERCRRVPLGQRLARFLPAPKVEEHFVVRGGMLTVIDEKRTRVLDSPALLLKLFDVARCRRLTIDPPLLEDIHRHVEATSETAYRTPEISRTFLRILAGPGTAKTLEAMHRAYLLEKLIPAMGTVRGLMQFNQYHKYTVDEHSLLAVGKAEALVQDQAVLGGVYREIKRKDILHLAVLLHDLGKGKEEDHSEVGKRLAEEAAARFGFDEQETRSLVFLVHRHLLMAHTAFRRDPNDVKVVLPFAREVGTPEVLKKLLALTAADIAAVGPGVLTKWKESLLIELYLRTIPEVSGEREAADIAAGLTEIAADVLRQPALAALSGVDQAWIEGQLHQFPQRYLYGTSAARIALHLAAVRRLHAGEVVVESEFNQELGTCEYTVIAHDDLTPGIFSKIAGVMAGNGLQILDAQILTRADGIVIDTFQVTDPDYNGPPPAERRRLVGERVAAVLKGWEHVDDVIRRGARLKLTRPLPKAREATEVRIDNETSDGFTIIDVFADDRQGLLYVMTNTIFQLGLSVHAARISTRLDQVADVFYVTDQRGKKIEDHAQLERIRAGVEKAIENFLEAKAA